The following coding sequences lie in one Chloroflexota bacterium genomic window:
- a CDS encoding SPFH domain-containing protein: protein MKRKINRIVTHHAGPLADTGRRGGVIWGLLGALAVSALLTSPFLLGLGILAAGAALFVLASFAASLYMVRLPYATRSDRIYGWMAFIGWLLGWQRSSYLIENVTTRRTIPSGAGLLPGIVLVDGHSVLVTKQFSYHHRVLGPGVHFTQALESVPVYGDGGEPARVHEAIDLRRQMRSVALLAQTRDGLFVNANLWTIFQIDRDPDPALDEHNFFRFYEQSVYAAVMAERVGAKQGETHDWTTLPVTLGRDAALQAISTYTLDELYAPRGDSDGFHPMDMRRKLGAEIAEAIREPLKGKGIQLIAAGVTKIMPADVRVTQQRVLNWRATRQTVVTTQAAEATALVEQQMDVARSKAQLGILAGMLTGLKSVDERNRRMLVALRLATALEMMFSRRAGMPPAAPRPDAATGQGGS from the coding sequence ATGAAACGAAAGATTAACAGGATTGTGACCCACCATGCCGGCCCGCTGGCCGACACAGGCCGCCGCGGCGGGGTGATTTGGGGACTGCTCGGTGCGCTGGCTGTGTCCGCGCTGCTCACCTCGCCGTTCCTGCTGGGGCTTGGCATCCTGGCGGCGGGCGCGGCGTTGTTCGTGCTCGCGTCATTTGCCGCCTCACTGTATATGGTGCGCCTGCCGTATGCCACGCGGTCAGACCGCATCTATGGCTGGATGGCCTTCATCGGCTGGCTCCTCGGCTGGCAGCGCAGTTCATACCTCATCGAGAATGTCACGACGCGCCGCACGATCCCGAGCGGCGCCGGTTTGCTGCCCGGTATCGTGCTGGTAGACGGCCACAGCGTGCTGGTCACCAAACAGTTTTCCTACCACCATCGCGTGCTGGGCCCCGGCGTACACTTCACGCAGGCGCTCGAGTCCGTGCCGGTATACGGCGACGGCGGCGAGCCGGCGCGCGTGCACGAGGCGATCGACCTGCGGCGGCAGATGCGCTCGGTGGCGCTGCTGGCGCAGACACGCGACGGCCTGTTCGTCAATGCCAATCTCTGGACGATCTTCCAGATCGATCGCGATCCGGACCCGGCGCTGGACGAGCACAATTTCTTCCGCTTCTACGAGCAGTCCGTGTACGCCGCCGTCATGGCCGAGCGCGTCGGCGCAAAACAGGGCGAGACGCACGACTGGACAACGCTGCCCGTGACGCTTGGGCGTGATGCTGCGCTCCAGGCGATTTCGACCTACACGCTCGACGAGTTGTACGCACCGCGCGGCGACAGCGACGGCTTCCACCCGATGGACATGCGCCGCAAGCTTGGCGCGGAGATCGCCGAAGCGATCCGCGAACCGCTCAAGGGCAAGGGGATTCAGTTGATCGCAGCGGGCGTGACAAAGATCATGCCGGCCGATGTGCGGGTGACGCAGCAGCGGGTGCTGAACTGGCGCGCCACGCGGCAAACCGTTGTAACCACGCAAGCGGCCGAGGCGACCGCGCTCGTCGAGCAGCAGATGGATGTGGCGCGCAGCAAGGCGCAATTGGGCATCCTGGCCGGCATGCTGACCGGCCTCAAGAGCGTGGACGAGCGCAACCGCCGCATGCTCGTCGCCTTGCGCCTGGCGACGGCGCTGGAAATGATGTTCTCGCGCCGGGCGGGCATGCCGCCGGCGGCTCCCAGGCCGGATGCCGCGACCGGGCAGGGGGGCTCGTGA
- a CDS encoding SMI1/KNR4 family protein, translating into MCGRAGHARTAGRAGAAPRTRPARAVAAVSERFEDEHAELVLAICGGNGDYDCMRASGRSSEVVFWAHDDGASDERWPDLAAWIEPVWIGENG; encoded by the coding sequence ATGTGCGGGCGGGCGGGCCACGCTCGAACAGCCGGGCGAGCCGGAGCCGCACCACGCACGCGGCCTGCGCGAGCAGTTGCCGCCGTCAGCGAGCGCTTCGAGGACGAGCATGCCGAACTGGTGCTGGCGATCTGCGGGGGCAACGGCGACTACGACTGCATGCGCGCCAGTGGCAGATCGAGCGAGGTTGTCTTCTGGGCGCACGACGATGGCGCCAGTGATGAGCGCTGGCCTGATCTGGCGGCGTGGATTGAACCGGTGTGGATCGGGGAGAACGGATAG
- a CDS encoding DUF4404 family protein: MSQPQNPLRQSLENLRDRAAETQPNGEKAQQALADLQAGVQATLAQPGAPEAQHVHGLREQLTAAIEHFEDEHAELTLAIGQVLDNLAAIGL; the protein is encoded by the coding sequence ATGAGCCAACCACAGAACCCGCTGCGCCAGTCGCTGGAAAATCTGCGTGACCGGGCCGCGGAGACTCAGCCGAACGGCGAGAAGGCCCAGCAGGCACTGGCCGACCTGCAGGCGGGCGTGCAGGCGACGCTCGCCCAACCCGGCGCGCCGGAAGCGCAGCACGTCCACGGACTGCGCGAGCAACTGACGGCGGCGATTGAGCACTTTGAAGACGAGCATGCAGAGTTGACGCTCGCGATCGGGCAGGTGCTGGACAACCTGGCGGCCATCGGCCTGTAA
- a CDS encoding pseudouridine-5'-phosphate glycosidase — MPTRFPIQVPADLLAAIAAGRGVVALESTVIAHGLPRPENLTTARRLEAVVRAEGGLPATVAILGGRLHAGLTDAQLQHLANDDGIRKVSRRDLPVAVARGQDGATTVATTMWIAARAGISVFATGGIGGVHRGHLPDISADLPELARIPMVVVCSGAKIILDLPATREWLETYGVTVVGYQCDEFPAFYSRRSGLPVDVRADKPEDVVAILRARRALDMHGAVLVTVPVPPEAEIPMEQLQGPLDRALAEAEQQNITGRALTPFLLSRLAEFSDGATLRANIALLDNNARTAAQIARAMEPRMAPMGFPR; from the coding sequence ATGCCTACTCGCTTCCCGATCCAGGTCCCGGCCGACTTGCTGGCGGCCATTGCCGCCGGCCGCGGCGTGGTGGCACTCGAATCGACCGTCATCGCGCACGGCCTGCCGCGCCCGGAGAACCTGACGACCGCGCGGCGGTTGGAAGCGGTTGTGCGCGCCGAAGGCGGCCTGCCGGCCACGGTCGCCATTCTGGGCGGCCGCCTGCACGCCGGACTGACCGACGCGCAGTTACAGCACCTGGCTAACGATGATGGCATCCGCAAAGTCAGCCGGCGCGACCTGCCCGTGGCGGTTGCGCGCGGCCAGGACGGTGCCACGACCGTGGCGACGACGATGTGGATCGCCGCGCGCGCGGGCATCTCGGTGTTCGCCACCGGCGGCATTGGCGGCGTGCATCGCGGGCATCTGCCGGATATCTCCGCCGACCTGCCCGAGCTGGCGCGCATCCCGATGGTGGTCGTCTGCTCGGGAGCCAAGATCATCCTCGACCTGCCGGCCACGCGCGAATGGCTGGAGACGTACGGGGTGACGGTCGTCGGCTACCAGTGTGACGAGTTCCCGGCGTTCTACTCGCGCCGCAGCGGCCTGCCGGTCGACGTGCGCGCCGACAAGCCCGAGGATGTCGTTGCGATCCTGCGCGCGCGGCGCGCGCTGGACATGCACGGCGCGGTGCTGGTGACCGTGCCGGTCCCGCCGGAGGCGGAAATCCCGATGGAGCAACTGCAGGGGCCGCTCGATCGGGCGCTGGCCGAGGCGGAACAGCAGAACATCACGGGGCGCGCGCTGACGCCGTTCCTGCTGTCGCGCCTCGCCGAGTTCAGCGACGGCGCAACCCTGCGCGCCAACATCGCGCTGCTAGACAACAACGCGCGCACGGCCGCACAGATTGCGCGCGCGATGGAACCGCGCATGGCGCCGATGGGCTTCCCGCGTTAG
- a CDS encoding SMI1/KNR4 family protein has product MGRGNHDVPYCKRGAAERALGVCFHQDYRRFLLEASDVTFGALEAAQVTPDAERLYLVDMADEAHESMDLPERLLPICEDNGDYYCMRASGKSSEVIYWSHDGSTDERWPDLDAWIAEVWIGENG; this is encoded by the coding sequence CTGGGGAGGGGGAACCATGACGTCCCGTACTGCAAGCGCGGCGCGGCCGAGCGCGCGCTCGGTGTGTGCTTTCACCAGGACTATCGCCGCTTCCTGCTGGAGGCGAGCGACGTAACGTTCGGCGCGCTGGAAGCGGCGCAGGTCACGCCTGACGCCGAGCGGCTGTACCTGGTCGACATGGCCGACGAGGCGCACGAATCGATGGATTTGCCGGAGCGGTTGCTGCCGATCTGCGAGGACAACGGCGACTATTACTGCATGCGCGCCAGCGGCAAGTCGAGCGAGGTGATCTACTGGTCGCACGACGGCAGCACCGACGAGCGCTGGCCCGACCTCGACGCGTGGATCGCGGAGGTGTGGATCGGGGAGAACGGGTAG
- a CDS encoding nuclear transport factor 2 family protein, translating to MSSESSNLELVRRYLAAIEHGAEGELLAAFFTPDVVFEEKPNRLAPNGSQQDLSAMQAAAARGKRVIAAQRYEIQNALASGDQVALEVVWSGILAIPFGTLPAGGSLRAHFAIFLEFRDGRIARQRNYDCFEPW from the coding sequence ATGTCCAGCGAATCGTCCAATCTGGAGCTTGTACGCCGCTACCTGGCCGCCATCGAGCACGGCGCCGAAGGCGAATTGCTCGCGGCGTTCTTCACGCCGGACGTGGTCTTTGAGGAAAAACCCAACCGGCTGGCGCCTAACGGATCACAGCAGGACTTGTCGGCGATGCAGGCGGCCGCGGCGCGCGGGAAGCGGGTCATCGCGGCGCAGCGCTACGAAATCCAGAACGCGCTTGCCTCCGGCGATCAAGTCGCGCTGGAAGTCGTCTGGAGCGGCATTCTGGCCATACCGTTCGGCACGCTCCCCGCGGGCGGCAGCCTGCGCGCCCACTTCGCAATTTTTCTCGAATTTCGCGATGGCCGGATTGCCCGCCAGCGCAACTACGACTGCTTCGAGCCCTGGTAG
- a CDS encoding cyclase family protein has protein sequence MSQSLPAFDHLPFKPGNPPRSSWGLWGNDDQLGTINLLTPERVAAAAKLVRKGVTFALNWELEKPSTPLFFRQTLRHTITNRRGAGHDDIYDSFNTQASTQWDGLTHVGHPDYGFYNGVTNEQITGEPGTRNGIEHWARRGIAGRGVLVDFARWARAGGVTYDAGSDYRITVAQIQEAARSQAVTFQTGDILLFRTGWMEWYLAQSDKARFDLGHSTAFTCPGLAQNEDTLRFLWDNHFAAVASDNTSVEAWPPDPKFGFLHRTLIPLFGLPLGEMFNLEPLAAACAADGVHEFFFTSAPLNKLGGVASPPNALAIK, from the coding sequence ATGAGTCAATCCCTGCCTGCGTTCGACCACCTGCCATTCAAACCCGGCAACCCGCCGCGCTCGTCGTGGGGGCTGTGGGGCAATGACGACCAACTCGGCACAATCAACCTGCTGACGCCGGAGCGCGTCGCCGCCGCCGCGAAACTGGTGCGTAAGGGCGTGACGTTCGCGCTCAACTGGGAACTGGAGAAGCCGAGCACGCCGCTCTTTTTCCGCCAGACCCTGCGCCACACGATCACCAATCGGCGCGGCGCCGGGCATGACGACATCTACGACAGCTTCAACACGCAAGCCAGCACGCAGTGGGACGGGTTGACGCACGTCGGGCACCCCGACTACGGCTTCTATAACGGCGTGACCAATGAGCAGATCACCGGCGAGCCGGGCACGCGCAACGGTATCGAGCACTGGGCGCGGCGCGGCATCGCCGGGCGCGGCGTGCTGGTCGATTTTGCGCGCTGGGCGCGCGCCGGCGGCGTGACGTACGACGCCGGCAGCGATTACCGCATCACGGTCGCGCAGATTCAGGAAGCCGCCCGGTCGCAGGCTGTGACGTTCCAGACCGGCGACATCCTGCTCTTCCGTACCGGCTGGATGGAGTGGTACCTCGCCCAGTCCGACAAGGCGCGGTTCGATTTGGGACACTCGACGGCGTTCACCTGCCCCGGACTGGCGCAGAACGAGGACACGCTGCGCTTCCTGTGGGACAACCACTTTGCGGCGGTCGCCTCGGACAACACCTCGGTCGAGGCGTGGCCGCCCGATCCGAAGTTCGGCTTTCTGCATCGCACGCTGATCCCGCTGTTCGGCCTGCCGCTCGGCGAGATGTTCAACCTCGAACCGCTCGCCGCCGCCTGCGCCGCGGACGGCGTGCACGAGTTCTTCTTTACGTCTGCGCCGCTGAACAAGCTGGGCGGCGTGGCCAGTCCGCCCAACGCGCTGGCAATCAAGTAG
- a CDS encoding exo-alpha-sialidase: MFRLLVHGLLALTVLSSACAPTPSSAGPAATASYETTVAPLPSHTTFPSTVPSPQPSPPAAPGSTTAPTRVPTAAPEAARPTAIPAPNCSTTAPPPVAASGEYVTAVAAAPERAWAAVYSPALTRTTIYISDDAGRTWASARFSNEYVNDIVASPVYTRDASVFAVGSGGVYRSFNGGTSWAGLTPSGWYTTGIVSRHFALSPSFGTDRLMLFASASAPRGVYASFDGGASWRDWLVDAVDGLFVSPNYGIDRAVWASRNDALTFRRDVMVTTTQGDTWEFVHAGSAFPAGVSPAYAQDSTIFWRDLAGALYVSRNSDRVFPSIAKARAEALAIWQRMPGQGWVTAGDYPVRAVAFSTGFGRDRTAFALADSAPLVTRDGGLTWQPLCYWSADPQAAGAPRFNRLAVSPDSGASPVLIAGGTGARVAVSRDGGQSWSLVALK, encoded by the coding sequence ATGTTTCGTTTGCTTGTTCACGGGCTGCTGGCGCTGACGGTGCTGTCGAGCGCCTGCGCGCCCACGCCATCTTCGGCCGGGCCGGCCGCGACCGCCTCGTACGAAACGACGGTTGCGCCGCTACCTTCGCATACGACGTTTCCGTCCACCGTGCCATCGCCGCAGCCATCACCGCCGGCGGCGCCCGGCTCGACGACGGCGCCCACTCGCGTGCCGACGGCCGCGCCCGAGGCGGCACGACCCACCGCGATTCCTGCGCCCAACTGCTCCACTACGGCGCCGCCCCCGGTTGCTGCCAGCGGCGAATATGTGACGGCGGTCGCCGCCGCGCCGGAGCGCGCCTGGGCGGCCGTCTACTCGCCCGCGCTGACGCGCACGACGATCTACATCTCCGACGATGCAGGGCGCACCTGGGCGAGCGCGCGCTTCTCTAACGAGTACGTCAACGACATTGTGGCGTCGCCCGTGTATACCCGCGATGCCAGCGTCTTCGCGGTCGGCTCGGGCGGCGTCTATCGCTCGTTCAACGGCGGCACCAGTTGGGCGGGTCTGACGCCGAGTGGCTGGTACACGACGGGCATTGTCTCGCGGCATTTCGCGCTGTCGCCGTCGTTTGGCACCGACCGCCTGATGCTGTTCGCCAGTGCGTCGGCCCCGCGCGGCGTGTATGCCTCGTTCGACGGCGGCGCATCGTGGCGCGACTGGCTGGTGGACGCCGTGGATGGCCTGTTCGTCTCGCCGAACTACGGCATCGACCGGGCGGTCTGGGCGTCGCGCAATGACGCTCTGACCTTCCGTCGCGATGTGATGGTGACGACCACGCAGGGCGATACCTGGGAGTTCGTGCATGCCGGGTCGGCGTTCCCGGCCGGGGTTTCGCCGGCGTACGCGCAGGACAGCACGATCTTCTGGCGCGACCTGGCGGGCGCGCTGTACGTCTCGCGCAACAGTGATCGCGTTTTCCCGTCAATCGCAAAAGCGCGCGCGGAAGCGCTGGCGATCTGGCAGCGCATGCCGGGGCAGGGCTGGGTTACGGCCGGGGACTACCCGGTGCGCGCGGTGGCGTTCTCGACCGGTTTCGGCCGCGACCGCACGGCGTTCGCGCTGGCCGACTCGGCGCCACTGGTCACGCGCGACGGCGGCCTGACCTGGCAGCCACTGTGCTACTGGAGCGCCGACCCGCAGGCGGCTGGCGCGCCGCGCTTCAACCGTCTGGCCGTCTCGCCCGATTCGGGGGCCAGCCCGGTGCTCATCGCCGGCGGGACGGGCGCGCGGGTCGCTGTCTCTCGCGATGGCGGGCAGTCCTGGTCGCTCGTCGCGCTCAAATGA
- a CDS encoding carboxymuconolactone decarboxylase family protein — translation MALVRLVEYADAGPEVRAVYDDIMASRKVKAVNNFWKMIATSPSLLKQMWEMVKNALKPGRIDPLTKEMIAIAVSATNNCAYCLHSHTAAAQKLGLDEEMLGELYTVIAAFNATNRVANGYQIEPDVTPTYPR, via the coding sequence ATGGCACTGGTCAGACTGGTCGAATACGCCGACGCCGGCCCCGAGGTGCGCGCGGTCTATGACGATATCATGGCATCGCGCAAGGTGAAGGCGGTCAACAATTTCTGGAAGATGATCGCTACCTCGCCGTCCCTGCTGAAGCAGATGTGGGAGATGGTGAAGAACGCACTGAAGCCCGGGCGCATCGACCCGCTGACGAAGGAGATGATCGCCATCGCCGTCAGCGCGACCAACAACTGCGCGTACTGCCTGCATTCGCACACGGCCGCCGCGCAGAAGCTCGGGCTCGACGAGGAGATGCTGGGCGAGTTGTACACGGTGATCGCGGCGTTTAACGCCACCAACCGCGTCGCCAACGGTTATCAGATCGAGCCGGACGTGACGCCGACGTACCCGCGCTGA
- a CDS encoding PIG-L family deacetylase: MPKRKQPWPFEDVKRLIFVAAHPDDLETIAGGSIHMMAQRGVEVIEVLCTDGNIGTHDTKRYTRASLARTRRKEARAAAAYLGIKDVVFLGHDDGELEPSLELRAQIAKQYRIFQPDTLMTFDPQVGGHPDHRAAGRAAMDALIPASMPLYRPEQLRRGVRPSQVKRQFLFGGRAGAPEELHVDVSHLWDVRMNAMRLHECQFGHPEFNFDWLENWMQAQGKPIGVKYAEKFYRA, from the coding sequence ATGCCCAAGCGCAAGCAACCGTGGCCATTCGAGGACGTCAAGCGGCTGATCTTCGTCGCCGCGCACCCCGACGATCTGGAGACGATCGCCGGCGGGTCGATTCACATGATGGCGCAGCGCGGCGTCGAGGTGATCGAGGTGCTCTGCACCGACGGCAACATCGGTACGCATGACACGAAGCGCTACACGCGCGCGTCGCTGGCCCGCACGCGCCGCAAGGAGGCGCGCGCGGCGGCCGCGTACCTGGGGATCAAGGACGTGGTGTTCCTCGGGCACGACGACGGCGAACTGGAGCCGTCACTGGAACTGCGCGCGCAGATCGCGAAGCAGTACCGCATCTTCCAGCCGGACACGCTGATGACGTTCGACCCGCAGGTGGGCGGCCATCCCGATCACCGCGCGGCGGGCCGGGCCGCGATGGATGCGCTCATTCCGGCCTCAATGCCGCTCTATCGCCCGGAGCAGCTCAGGCGCGGCGTCCGCCCGAGCCAGGTCAAACGCCAGTTCCTGTTTGGCGGGCGTGCCGGCGCGCCCGAAGAGCTGCACGTGGATGTCTCGCACCTGTGGGATGTGCGCATGAACGCGATGCGCCTGCATGAGTGCCAGTTCGGCCACCCGGAGTTCAATTTCGACTGGCTGGAGAATTGGATGCAGGCGCAGGGCAAGCCGATCGGCGTGAAGTACGCGGAGAAGTTCTACCGAGCGTGA
- a CDS encoding class I SAM-dependent methyltransferase, protein MPALNSLRLRFLRWAFYHFYNSFAFTYDFVSAVISLGHWRSWCDAAIPHLRGARVLEIAFGTGSLQLDMRAANIEPFGADLSLEMARITAGKLRRAGHRLRLARASVLALPYPAGTFDSLVLTFPPNFLQSPQAITEMARVLAPGGRIVIVDAGWLDGPPALGALINLAFRFTGTSDIGDERARPLRQAGFDVQVLRTGDARSHAQVLIATKNNPIPLKGGNDA, encoded by the coding sequence GTGCCGGCGTTGAATAGCCTGCGCCTGCGGTTCCTGCGCTGGGCCTTTTATCACTTTTACAACTCGTTCGCATTCACGTACGATTTCGTCAGCGCCGTGATTTCGCTGGGACACTGGCGGTCCTGGTGCGATGCGGCGATCCCGCACCTGCGCGGCGCGCGCGTGCTGGAGATCGCCTTCGGCACGGGCAGCCTGCAGCTCGACATGCGAGCAGCGAACATCGAGCCGTTCGGAGCGGACCTGTCGCTGGAGATGGCGCGCATCACGGCGGGCAAACTGCGCCGCGCCGGGCATCGCCTGCGGCTGGCCCGCGCGAGTGTGCTGGCGCTACCGTACCCGGCCGGTACATTCGACTCGCTGGTGCTGACGTTCCCGCCGAACTTCCTGCAGTCGCCGCAAGCGATCACCGAGATGGCGCGCGTGCTGGCGCCCGGCGGGCGCATCGTCATAGTGGACGCCGGATGGCTGGACGGGCCGCCCGCGCTCGGCGCGCTGATCAATCTGGCGTTTCGCTTCACGGGCACGTCCGACATTGGCGACGAGCGCGCCCGGCCGCTGCGCCAGGCCGGCTTTGACGTGCAGGTGCTGCGCACCGGCGATGCGCGCAGCCATGCGCAAGTTCTGATTGCGACCAAAAACAACCCTATACCGCTCAAAGGAGGCAATGATGCCTGA
- a CDS encoding sulfite exporter TauE/SafE family protein: protein MSVIVFLVATFLVSVGAGIFGALLGLGGGAILVPILTLVLGINIHYAIGASIVSVIATSSGAAAAYLRDGVTNMRVAMFLEMATTVGAITGAFVAVYIGGPGLFIVFGLVLLYSALAMFRRRNTELPVGVQMGPLANFLHLGSSYYDTALHQEVTYNVRGARYGLPLMFVAGAVSGLLGIGSGVLKVPAMDIAMKLPMKVSTATSNLMIGVTAAASAGVYFMRGQINPFIAAPVALGVLIGATIGTRIMMRTRSTQLRWVFIIVLVFTAAQMLVKGLGIQF, encoded by the coding sequence GCGACGTTTCTGGTATCTGTCGGCGCCGGTATCTTCGGCGCGCTGCTCGGTCTGGGCGGCGGCGCCATTCTGGTGCCGATCCTGACGCTGGTGCTCGGTATCAACATCCATTACGCCATCGGCGCGAGCATCGTGTCGGTCATCGCGACCTCGTCGGGCGCGGCGGCCGCCTATCTGCGCGACGGCGTGACCAACATGCGGGTCGCGATGTTCCTGGAGATGGCGACGACCGTCGGCGCGATCACCGGCGCGTTCGTCGCCGTCTACATCGGCGGGCCGGGCCTGTTCATCGTGTTCGGTCTCGTACTGTTGTATTCCGCGCTGGCCATGTTCCGCCGCCGCAACACCGAGCTGCCGGTCGGCGTCCAGATGGGGCCGCTGGCGAACTTCCTGCACCTGGGCAGCTCGTACTACGATACGGCGCTGCATCAGGAGGTGACGTACAACGTGCGCGGCGCGCGCTACGGCCTGCCGCTCATGTTCGTGGCCGGCGCGGTGTCGGGCCTGCTCGGCATCGGCAGCGGCGTGCTCAAGGTGCCCGCCATGGACATCGCGATGAAGCTGCCGATGAAGGTCTCGACGGCCACGAGCAACCTGATGATCGGCGTGACGGCGGCCGCCAGCGCGGGCGTCTACTTCATGCGCGGCCAGATCAACCCGTTCATCGCCGCGCCGGTCGCGCTCGGTGTGCTGATCGGCGCGACCATCGGCACCCGCATCATGATGCGCACGCGCAGCACGCAGTTGCGCTGGGTGTTTATCATCGTCCTGGTGTTCACGGCCGCGCAGATGCTGGTGAAGGGCCTGGGGATCCAATTCTGA
- a CDS encoding YdeI/OmpD-associated family protein, with protein sequence MNPKVDAFIERAGQWQAEFEQLRAIVLESQLAEELKWGVPCYTLEGKNIVLMHGFKEYCALLFVKGALLKDAKGILIIQTENVQSARQVRFKSVKEIAKLRSTLKAYIREAIEAEKSGLKVAMKPTAEFKMPDEFRSALDENPALQKAFDALTPGRQRAYLLYFSAPKQSKTRLSRIEKYTQPILKGKGLND encoded by the coding sequence ATGAATCCGAAAGTGGATGCATTTATCGAGCGGGCCGGCCAGTGGCAGGCCGAATTTGAGCAACTGCGCGCGATTGTGCTGGAGAGCCAGCTTGCCGAGGAACTGAAATGGGGCGTGCCGTGCTACACGCTGGAGGGCAAGAACATTGTTTTGATGCACGGGTTTAAGGAATACTGCGCGCTCCTGTTCGTCAAAGGCGCTCTGCTAAAGGATGCCAAGGGCATTCTCATCATCCAGACGGAGAACGTGCAGTCGGCCCGCCAGGTTCGGTTCAAGAGCGTCAAGGAGATCGCCAAACTGCGATCCACCCTGAAAGCCTATATCCGCGAGGCGATCGAGGCGGAGAAGTCCGGCCTCAAAGTCGCCATGAAACCGACGGCCGAGTTCAAGATGCCCGACGAGTTCCGCAGCGCGCTGGATGAGAACCCGGCCTTGCAAAAGGCCTTTGATGCGCTGACTCCGGGGCGGCAACGAGCGTATCTCCTCTACTTCTCCGCGCCCAAGCAATCCAAAACCCGGCTGTCGCGCATTGAAAAGTACACGCAGCCAATCCTCAAAGGCAAGGGGCTGAACGATTAG
- a CDS encoding DUF1634 domain-containing protein — MNEHGDAVHDTTAELLKIELFIAQLLRIGVLISFVIVLIGIVGVIVTDQTGYHTINLNDLDSIIAYRAGHPDFPNTVGDVLSGVLGFKPYAVISLGLLVLIAIPVVRVAVSIAAFMRQRDWLYVGITVFVLVMLLLSFALGEAGG; from the coding sequence ATGAACGAGCATGGTGATGCCGTCCACGACACGACGGCCGAGCTTCTCAAGATCGAATTGTTCATCGCGCAGTTGCTGCGCATCGGCGTGCTGATCAGCTTCGTTATCGTGCTGATCGGCATCGTCGGGGTCATTGTGACCGACCAGACCGGCTACCACACGATCAACCTGAACGACCTGGACAGCATCATCGCGTACCGCGCAGGGCATCCCGACTTTCCGAATACCGTCGGCGATGTGCTGAGCGGCGTGCTCGGCTTCAAGCCGTACGCCGTGATCTCGCTGGGCCTGCTGGTGCTGATCGCGATACCGGTCGTGCGCGTGGCGGTGTCGATCGCTGCGTTCATGCGCCAGCGCGACTGGCTGTACGTCGGCATCACCGTCTTCGTGCTGGTGATGCTGCTGCTGAGCTTCGCACTGGGCGAGGCGGGCGGCTAG